From a region of the Microcebus murinus isolate Inina chromosome 23, M.murinus_Inina_mat1.0, whole genome shotgun sequence genome:
- the IVNS1ABP gene encoding influenza virus NS1A-binding protein: MIPNGYLMFEDENFIESSVAKLNALRKSGQFCDVRLQVCGHEMLAHRAVLACCSPYLFEIFNSDSDPHGVSHVKFDDLNPEAVEVLLNYAYTAQLKADKELVKDVYSAAKKLKMDRVKQVCGDYLLSRMDVTSCISYRNFASCMGDSRLLNKVDAYIQEHLLQISEEEEFLKLPRLKLEVMLEDNVCLPSNGKLYTKVINWVQRSIWENGDSLEELMEEVQTLYYSADHKLLDGNLLDGQAEVFGSDDDHIQFVQKKPPRENGHKQISSSSTGCLSSPNATVQSLKHEWKIIASEKTSNNTYLCLAVLDGIFSVIFLHGRNSPQSSPTSTPKLSKSLSFEMQPDELIEKPMSPMQYARSGLGTAEMNGKLIAAGGYNREECLRTVECYDPHTDHWSFIAPMRTPRARFQMAVLMGQLYVVGGSNGHSDDLSCGEMYDPNVDDWIPVPELRTNRCNAGVCALNGKLYIIGGSDPYGQKGLKNCDVFDPVTKSWTSCAPLNIRRHQSAVCELGGYLYIIGGAESWNCLNTVERYNPENNTWTLIAPMNVARRGAGVAVLDGKLFVGGGFDGSHAISCVEMYDPNRNEWKMMGNMTSPRSNAGITTVGNTIYAVGGFDGNEFLNTVEVYNLESNEWSPYTKIFQF, translated from the exons atgATTCCTAACGGATATTTGATGTTTGAAGATGAAAATTTTATTGAGTCTTCTGTTGCCAAATTAAATGCCTTGAGGAAAAGTGGACAGTTCTGTGATGTTCGACTTCag GTCTGTGGCCATGAGATGTTAGCACACAGAGCAGTATTGGCTTGCTGCAGTccctatttatttgaaatatttaatagtgaTAGTGATCCTCATGGAGTTTCTCATGTTAAGTTTGATGATCTCAATCCAGAAGCTGTTGAAGTCTTGTTGAATTATGCCTACACTGCTCA gtTGAAAGCTGATAAGGAGTTAGTAAAAGATGTTTATTCTGCAGCAAAGAAGCTGAAGATGGACCGAGTAAAGCAG GTTTGTGGCGATTATTTACTATCTAGAATGGATGTTACCAGCTGCATCTCTTACCGAAATTTTGCAAGTTGTATGGGAGACTCCCGTTTGTTGAATAAGGTTGATGCTTATATTCAGGAGCATTTGTTACAAATTTCAGAAGAGGAGGAGTTTCTTAAGCTTCCCAGGCTAAAG TTGGAGGTAATGCTTGAAGATAATGTTTGCTTACCCAGCAATGGCAAATTGTATACAAAGGTAATCAACTGGGTGCAGCGTAGCATCTGGGAGAATGGAGACAGTCTGGAAGAGCTGATGGAAGAG GTTCAAACCTTGTACTACTCAGCTGATCACAAGCTGCTTGATGGGAACCTACTAGATGGACAGGCTGAGGTGTTTGGCAGTGATGATGACCACATTCAGTTTGTGCAG AAAAAGCCACCACGTGAGAATGGCCATAAGCAGATAAGTAGCAGTTCTACTGGATGTCTCTCTTCTCCAAATGCTACAGTACAAAGTCTTAAGCATGAGTGGAAAATCATTGCTTCGGAAAAGACTTCAA ATAACACTTACTTGTGCCTGGCTGTGCTGGATGGCATATTCTCTGTAATTTTCCTTCATGGGCGAAACAGTCCACAGAGCTCACCAACAAGTACTCCAAAACTAAGTAAGAGCTTAAGCTTTGAGATGCAACCAGATGAGCTAATCGAAAAGCCCATGTCGCCTATGCAGTACGCACGATCCGGTCTGGGAACAGCAGAGATGAATGGCAAACTCATAGCTGCAG GTGGCTATAACAGAGAGGAATGTCTTCGAACAGTTGAATGCTATGATCCACACACAGATCATTGGTCCTTTATTGCTCCTATGCGAACACCGAGAGCCCGATTTCAAATGGCCGTACTCATG GGCCAGCTCTATGTGGTAGGTGGATCAAACGGACATTCAGATGACCTGAGTTGTGGAGAGATGTATGATCCAAACGTAGATGACTGGATTCCTGTCCCAGAACTGAGAACTAACCGTTGTAATGCAG GAGTGTGTGCTCTGAATGGAAAATTATACATCATTGGTGGCTCTGATCCATATGGCCAAAAAGGACTGAAAAATTGTGATGTATTTGATCCTGTAACAAAGTCATGGACAAGCTGTGCTCCTCTTAACATTC gtaGACACCAGTCTGCAGTCTGTGAGCTTGGTGGTTATTTGTACATAATCGGAGGCGCAGAGTCTTGGAATTGTCTGAACACAGTAGAACGTTACAATCCTGAAAATAACACCTGGACTTTGATTGCACCCATGAATGTGGCTAGGCGAGGAGCTGGAGTAGCTGTTCTTGATG GAAAACTGTTTGTAGGTGGTGGCTTTGATGGTTCTCATGCCATCAGTTGTGTGGAGATGTACGATCCAAATAGAAATGAATGGAAGATGATGGGAAATATGACTTCACCAAGGAGCAATGCTGGGATTACAACTGTAGGGAATACCATTTATGCAGTGGGAGGATTTGATGGCAATGAATTTCTGAATACGGTGG